In Henningerozyma blattae CBS 6284 chromosome 7, complete genome, a single genomic region encodes these proteins:
- the GCV1 gene encoding glycine decarboxylase subunit T (similar to Saccharomyces cerevisiae GCV1 (YDR019C); ancestral locus Anc_3.246), which yields MLKSTVTKRLNSSVTKASLKKTALHDLHVELGGTMVPYAGYSMPVLYKGQTHIESHNWTRTNAGLFDVSHMMQSRLTGKNAVSFLHKVTPTDFESLKADQGTLSVLLNNTGGIVDDTMITKEKENSFYVVTNAGCIKRDTEFLLGELKQIGEDVNWEVIKDKSLLALQGPKASQVFEKLLKEGQTTKDLYFGSRRSFQLYDGTTIDVARSGYTGEDGFEISVPNDKAENFARLLLDNSETKPIGLAARDSLRLEAGMCLYGHELDETITPVESGLNWLISKSRRAGEKGKFNGFDNIMDQLNNKNYTRTRIAFKYLGKGPAARPDAKIFTTDKSKQIGIVTSGSASPSLGNINIGQGYVDKAFRKSGTELLVEVRNKMFPIVLEKMPLFLLVTTEVK from the coding sequence tgcCTTACATGATTTACATGTCGAATTAGGAGGTACAATGGTCCCTTATGCTGGATATTCTATGCCTGTATTGTACAAGGGCCAAACTCATATTGAATCTCATAACTGGACTAGAACAAATGCCGGCCTTTTTGACGTTTCTCACATGATGCAAAGTAGATTAACTGGTAAAAATGCAGTCTCGTTCTTACATAAGGTCACTCCTACTGATTTCGAGTCTCTAAAAGCTGATCAGGGTACTTTATCTGTCTTATTAAACAATACTGGTGGTATTGTAGATGACACAATGAtcacaaaagaaaaagaaaacagTTTCTATGTGGTAACCAATGCTGGTTGTATTAAAAGAGACACTGAATTCTTGTTGGGCGAACTCAAACAAATTGGTGAAGATGTAAATTGGGAAGTTATTAAGGATAAATCATTACTTGCTTTACAAGGTCCAAAGGCTTCTCAAGTATTTGAAAAGCTACTGAAAGAAGGCCAAACTACAaaagatttatattttggCTCTAGAAGATCATTCCAATTATATGATGGCACTACTATAGATGTTGCTAGATCTGGGTATACTGGGGAAGATGGTTTCGAAATTAGTGTACCAAATGATAAAGCTGAAAACTTTGCTcgtttattattagataattctGAAACTAAACCAATCGGTTTGGCCGCTAGAGACAGTTTACGTCTTGAGGCTGGTATGTGTTTATATGGCCatgaattagatgaaaCTATAACCCCTGTTGAAAGTGGATTAAATTGGTTAATCTCGAAATCTAGAAGAGCAGGAGAAAAAGGTAAATTTAATggttttgataatattatggATCAATTAAACAACAAAAACTACACCAGAACACGCATTGcattcaaatatttggGTAAAGGACCTGCAGCTAGACCAGATGccaaaatatttactaCTGATAAATCAAAACAAATAGGTATTGTAACATCTGGATCTGCGTCTCCAAGTTTaggaaatataaatatcgGACAAGGCTATGTCGATAAAGCTTTCCGTAAAAGTGGAACTGAACTGTTGGTTGAAGTAAGGAATAAAATGTTCCCAATtgttttagaaaaaatgcCATTATTCCTACTGGTTACTACAGAggttaaataa